Part of the Perognathus longimembris pacificus isolate PPM17 chromosome 1, ASM2315922v1, whole genome shotgun sequence genome, TCATTAGCTTTCCTACTGGGCTCTCAGATCACAATGGCATCTCTGTTTCTCTACACTATGTACCTTCACTGCCCCAAATACCATGCTGGCTACAAGGCCATGTAGATTGTGCTCCTGACTTGCTGAATGGCTGTGGTCTCAGCATCCCTGCTTATAAAATGAGGacacaagggggctgggaatgtggcttagtggtagagtggtagagcctAGGATGCACAAaatcctgggctcgattcctcagcactgcataaacagaaaaagccagaaggggctctgtggctcaagtggtagagtgctagccttgagcaaaaagaagccagggacagtgctcaggctctgagtccaagccccataattggcgggaaaaaaaatgaggacaaCTATGACCTGTTTGGGCAATGGTGGTAAAGATACTCACACCTAGGGAAGTGCCTCCAGGCACACAATGTTCACCATTAGGATTGTAACTCTCTACTCCCTCTAAGGAGAGTGCTGCGTAGACCAGGCTGGGATGAGAAGGTCCTGGTTGCTATGCAGGTCCACGACTGGCAGTAGCACCAGCCCTGTTATGTCCCTAGAGTACCAGAGCATTAAGGCCAGTGGCAGCTCTTTGCCCCAGCTAGACTTGGGCCCTGTCTGGCCTGAGACAAGGTCCTTTATCCCCTGAGGGCAAGTGGGCATTGATCAGGGCTTGTGCCAATCTAGTTTTGCCTGCCTCAGCCAGGACTTTTCTGGACCTAGACATTCCTGGGTTCTAGTGTCATGCTATGAACTTACTCATGGCATTTAGCCAAGGCCCCATGCCTGGCTGCCTGTCAGTGTAAACTCTGACTGGGACCCTCTCAGGGTTTGAGAAgttagagaaagaagagaataatAACATggcaagagccaggcaccaggcctgtaatcctagctactcaggaggctgagatctgaggatcactgttcaaagccagcctggggaaggaaagtccatgagattcttatctccagttaaccaccagaaaactggaaacagcactgtggctcaaaatggaagagcactagcccttgagtgaaaaagctcaaggacagtgcccaggcccaaagctgAAGCCCCACtgctgaccaaaaacaaacaaacaaaaacatgatatGGGAAGGAGCTTGAGGAAGCTTCTCATGAACCACCTCTCTGACCTCTACAAACTAGAAAGGTTGTACTTAACGAAGAAGGGAGCCAGGGCTGAGAGGAGCTGAGAGACTGAATCTTCCCAGCAGTCCCTTCTGTCCATCCATCAGGACATCCACCCTGTGTCCATTCTCTACATTTAGTCCCAGTCCTCTTCCATCTCTTTATCATGCCACCAAGTCCACTTGTCCCTTGTGGCAACTGGCATCCCCTAGAGCCTCTGTCTTCCCTGGTCACCTTGAATAGAAGGGCATGAGACGCCTTCAAAGGGAGAATCTAGACTCTTTCTGGAGTCTGCCTTGAGGAAGATCAGAAGGTCAGAGAAGGGACTGAGCTTGTACATGCTGGGTCATAACTGCACGGGAATGTGCCTGAGGACACATAAGATAGGTCTATAGGTCTGGTCTCCTGTGGTCCTGCCAGAGGGTTGTGGTAGCTGTACACACCAGCTTAGTGACATGACTATGCCAAGGGAAGGGACTCAGCCAGAAGATACAGCCCCTGGGCCATAGCTGAAGGTCAGTGTGTGGCGAGGAGCAGGAATCCAAGATATGTGCAGGCAGGGTTAGCTTTCAGTATGCTCATGTGTTCAGGTCTTTGTCAGCTCATGGAAGATCAGGTGTGGAAACACAGTGCCCCCTGCTGGTAAGCAGCCCTAATGACCACGACTTTGTCCTCTCATCTCTCTTTGGACTCCTTGCGGGTGGCCATGCCAATGTCAACAGCAGGAAGTTCAAGGCTTGTAACTTCTTATGCCTGGATGCTCCACCCACCTAGAGAGTTTGTCTCTTATTGGCCAAGTGTTCACTCGGTCACATCCCCCTCCCTGAGACCTGTCATAGAGAGGATCATAAGTTGTTGAGCAGAAGACACAGGCCAGCCTCTTAGTCACCACTGTGCCCTTAACCTGAGTTTTCTGAGGGTCAAGGGGGAAGGGTTCCCCTCTCTTTGCCCGGAGTGGTGGGATGGGCTGACTAGGAGCCTATTGCTTCCTGGTAGCCCAGGGGACCCAAGGCTGAAAGGTTATGACAGACCCAAAGTTGGCAGCACCTGGAACCCTGCTATGGTCCTGgaggcccccagcccccagcgtcACTCCCACCTAGCCAGAGCCCAGCCCTAGGATTAGGGAAGAAAGAACACATGCTGTGGATTCAGTGGGGTAGGCCTCCCCCTGCTGGCTAAAATGTGGCTTGCAACCAAGCTGCCCAGGCTGGAGAGGCTGCTGGAAATACAGAAATACAGAGGTGAGGATGGGATCacgggtgggggttggggggatggTGTCTCCCCTTTTGACATTCAGGAAGCCTGAGGCAGGTAGGTGGGGTGAGAGGGGGCTGAAATGTCTGCTCCCAGACTACAGCTTGGAGGAGGATAGGGTGGTCTGGACTATCCAGCCTGGGTCTGCATTTTCCCCCCAATCCTTTCTCAGGGCATCTCTCTGCCCTGTTGGAGCAAAACTGAAGGGCAAAGAAGAGGTTTTCATAGCAGAGGCGCCTGAGCAGCTGCAGCTgagagcccaggctggtctgtctctcttctctctatgtttctgtctctctgtctttctgtctctcgtactgggatttgaactcagagcctcacatttgctcagtttgcttgtttAGCTGGAGGTATGCCACTTGGGCTATGTCTATAgcagatcctggggtttgaaataaGGGTTCTGCTGATTTCTTTCAACACCACTGCAGTGGCTACTCACCAGGTACCTGGCCATATTTTGCCCTGTGCTGCTGTCTCCTTTTCACCCCACAGCAACCCACAAGGTAGGTAAAAGTATTCTTGTTTTACAGAGGAGGTAAGTAAAGCCCAGAGACATTGTTACCAAACCTTGCCATCTAGATTTGGCCATGGATCACCTGCCTCCCCTTCAGACTGTAATTGACCCTGGGCTGTGTCCTGAGCTGCTCTTTGGGGTGGCGTGTGCTCTTTTCTCCATCTGATTCCCATGAAGAGATAGTGGTTCAGAGAGGTTAAGGAGGCTTTCTGAGGAGTTTCAGTGACAACAAGCCAAGAGCAGGCAAGGGCAGGGCAAAGAATGGTGGGACAGAGGACATTGAGGTACAGGGGCAGGAGTGGAGAAACTGCAGCAGGCTGGTGCCAGAAGTGGCTTCTGTGGGAAGGATGGGAGCTGCAACCTCCAAATGCAGGTTCCCACCacatcacgtgtgtgtgtgtgtgtgtgtgtgtgtgtgtgtgtgtgtgtgtgtgtgtctagaggcttgaactcaaggctggggcactgtcccttagttttttctgctcaaagctgctgttttaccacttgagccacagccccaattccagctatttttgctggttaattggaaataagagtttacaGAGGGTTGGGACTGTgacttagtgtagagtgcttgcctagcatgcatggagccctgggttccattcctcagtaccacataaacaggaaaggctagaagtgacactgcgacacaagtggtagagagtgttagccttgagcaaaagaagctcaggactatgcccaggccctgagttcaagccccaggactggcaaaaaaaaaaaaaaaacacaaaaaaacagagcttcacagactttcctctccaggctggctttgaaccatgagcctcagatctcagcctcctgagttgctagggttacaggtgtgaaccaccaatgcatGGCTCAAATGTCACCTTTGTGAAATCCTGAGACGCAGAGATGGGAGCTCAGGACTGTGCCTCTGTCACAGTGTGTGGTGGTAGAtcctggctggtcacctccttggCATCTCGAGGGCTGCAGTTGGTTCCCCTCACTTACACCCTGCCTGCCAAAGCTCCTCAAGTGGCGGGACTTGACATAGCTGAAGAGGGAGGGGTGACTTGAGTGACCCCTCTTTCCTGGCCTCTCCTCTTTCCATATTTGCTCTTCTCTCTTCCCAATGCTGCCTCTTGTAGCCTCAGCTTCCCTCTCTTCTCAGAGGGCTTTCCTTAGGCTTCTTTGTACCCTATGGAGAGCattgcaggggaggggggggtaaTCAGTATGGGATCCCAAAGGGGAGATATATCAGGCCAGAGTGTCCCTAGAGGCTTCTAGAGAGAGAGGCACAGACGGAATATGAAGAGCAGCAGTTTATTGGGAAGCTCCCAAGCCAAATAGTAGCAGCCCCACCCCTCATATCCTTGACCAGAAATAAATAAGGTGGCATTCAATGAACCAGTCTGTCTCCCATTGAAGAGCTGTGGAGGGAGGGTCCCCCTGTGCCTGCCCAGATCTTAAGGTGCTGGGTTGGGTGCAGGGAAAGAAGACAGCAGCAATCGCTTTCCCGCCTGGCCCTGGGCGGCCTGCACTGTATTCACAATCACTGCTTGGCACTGTATTCACAATCTCTGAGCTTATGGCAGCACAGTCTGCTCTGTCCCAGAGGGATCTTGCCCCcaccagcccccccgcccctggcCCTCACCCAAGTGTCCTAATGCCGCTGGGCTTCCATTTCCAGCTGTGGCGTCTGGGAAGCCAGCACCCTTCCCCAACCAAGAAgacctgcagtgtgtgtgtgtggggggggggggcagacgtgTTGCTGTCagtattcttctctttctccggTGCTTCCAGGGCTGAGGGGCCGGCCCCTGTCACATGCTGGTCAGTGGGCAGTGAGCTCTATGGTCTTTTTCCGTTCCTCCCGATGCTCTTCCCAGTCCTCTTCTGGCTCATAGGTGCCCTTAATGACGGCCACACGCTCGCTGAGGCTCAGGGAGGTGGGGAAGAGCAGGTAGAAGTAGAGGATGGCAGCCAGGATGGCTCCCACGATAGGTCCCACCCAGAAGACCTGAGGGGACAGAACCAAGGAGGTTAGGCTGAGCCCAAGGCCCACCACAGCCTTCCCCACCAGAGGACAGACTCATGGGCCTTGAGCGATGACAGACATACAGACTTCCAGACCTTAAAAGGAAAGACTCTAACAGATACACAGATGGCCCACTGCCATTGGTGAATCACAGGCCTGAGAACCTCTCAGGGAGGCAGAGTCCAGGGCTGATGGGCGCCTCCAATACCACCCTACAGAGAGACAGTGAGCTTTCTGAGGAGACGGACAGCGATGGGTAGAACTCTCCCATTCATTTCAGGACAGCCTCTCTCAGAGGAGGCAACAGGCTGTCCAAAGGAACAGACTCACAGGAATATTCTCCCAAGCCATCTATAGGGACAGATAGGTAAATCACTGAGAAGAGACACACAGCTGCACAGAGGGACAGAAGAAATGCTGAGTTCAGCAAAGAGCTCTTCTTCCTTCTAGAGAAGTCCAGATCCCTTCCCTAGAGCAGCAGATAGAGCCTTGGGGTCCCTTGTCCCCAGTATCTCAGGCCACATAACTCCTTCCCTTGCCTGGCTGCATTGCCTTTCTGTGTCCCCTTCTTTCTTCAGATCCCAGGCTCATCCCCAACTCTGGGCCCACATGATCCAGAAGCCTAGTCTGTTCTCTGCCACTGCTAAGTTTCCAGGCTGTCATGGAAGCTAGGCAAGGGCCTAGACTCACCCAGTGGGAGGGGCTGAACCGCTTCATGATCACTGCGGGACCGAAGGAGCGGGCTGGGTTCATGGAGCAGCCGGTGAAGTAGATCTGGACAGAAGGGACAGCAGTGAGGAAGACAAAGTTCCCATGGGCGCCCACAGAACCAGGACTCCCAGTGATGCACAGTAGTCCAGGGGTCAGCCAGCTCTCCACCTCAAATCTCCTGAATCCTAAGCTGTTGACCTTTCCCCTCCTGAATGTTGGCTGTCCACTTAATCATGGGCCCCTGCCCCggtcctcctctcttctccatcttCTACACAGGCTTTATTCCCTGGCCTCACCCCATCTTTCACTTATTCCCAACTTTTGAAAATGTTAGGGGCTAAATAAAGCTAGAGATCAGCAGCACCAAGATCAAGCTTCAATTGATGGCGGGTCTCACCAGACTGGAGGGGGCACTCTTCTGAGGACTCCATTCATTTGAGTGGCTTCCCCACATGGTGCCCCAACTAAGTGTCAGCCCCACTCACCCCCACGAGGTGGCCCAGAGTGACGGACAGGCCAATGGACAGGGCTGGGGAGCCCACAGGGCTGGTGCGGCGGGAGTCCGTGGAGGAGAAGATGCAGAGTGCCAGCTGGAAGGTCAGGATCAGCTCCACCACCACCGCCTGGCCTGGCGATGTGTTGTTGTTCAGCTGCAAGGGGAGACTGAGTCAGACTGAAGCCCTGTTGCCTTCAAACTTgatggctgggctggaggctgggggtgtggggggggaagggcagagttTTCCTCCTCCAAGGACATCTAGAGCCCCAGGGAATCTGGAAGCCAAGCCACCTTAGTGAGATGATTTACTGAAGAAACTGCAGTTCTCAGGagtgcatgagcacacacacacacacacacacacacacacacacacacacacacgcttgaaGCCCAAGGGCAGAACGTCAAAGGCGCttttcctggacactgtcctgtcAACGGCTCTGCCCAACCCCCAGCCTCCACGAGCTGGCATTTACCCTCCCTCCTGTGGGCAGCTGCCCAGTTTGCTTATTGCAAACTGCCCCCGGCCTCCTACCCATGCCTGACCCGCTGGCTGGTGCCAACCTTAAACCCGTCTCTCCAGTGTGGCTGACTCACAGCTTGACAATGGCCACGAAAATCCTCCTCTGTGTTTGATTAATGAACCCAGTTTGCATGGGACAGGGGGATGATTCTGGGGCTGCAGAAGCAGGAAGGCAGCAGGGGGCAGGAGCAGGGGTGAGGAGAGAGGGTAGCCATATTCCACAAAGGCCACTGTGCACAGGTACTACATTAGAGGGGTCACAAAATGGTTTCTGAATGTAATCCCATGACACCTTCCATGGTACTGCCATCTCAGGGTAATGGATTGGGagggtggcgggggggtgggggtggggatgaagcATGGAGAGAGGCCAGGGTCACCCCAAACAGGGATTCCAAGTCATTTCTCAGATGATTCCATCAAAACTGCACCACTGAGGGGCAGACAGAGAGGTGAGGGGCCCAAGGGGAACAAGAACTCCAAGGCAAGACAGAAGAAGAGGCAGAAAGAAGGGTCAGGAAGCACGGGGAAGGGTTCAACTGGAGCAGCTGGAGGGGTGCAGGCAGAAGGAACGATGGAGGGTGGCCAGTAGGGAGGAGATTTGTTGTCCTGTCCTGGGATTTGCCTGGCACACTCTGTTACACCCATTCTCAAGATGTGCCGGGGAAAGTGCTGGTGCTGCGTGTGCCCCCAGCGCAGGCTGTCCACCCCTCCTCAACCTCTTGGGCACTCACCGCGTTGACTGCCAGGTTGCCCCGGGCATTGAGTGGTGCCAGGCCGTAGAGGATGCCTGCCCCAGCAATGGCGCCCACCAGCTGGGCTGCCACGTAGAAGAGAGCCCTGAGCAACGAGATCTGGTTGCCTACGAGAAGGGCCAGGGTGATGGCCGGGTTGATGTGGCCACCGCTGACAGGACCCAAGGCCTGGGCCAGAGTACCGATAGCCAGGCCGAAGGCCATGGCGATCTGCAGGATGGAGGGCAGCGCCGACGGCCACTTGAGAGCCGAACCCAGGCCGAAGAAGACGAAGATGAGGGTGGCCAGGAACTCAGCGAAGACAGCCTTGAGGAAAGCCACGGAGCACACCTCCTTCTTCATGGTGGCCTGGGGGGCCCGGCGGCTGCggccgcggcgcggggcggccgtGGGGGCGTCGGGGGCGGCGTCGGGGGCGGCGGGGCAGGCGTGGCAGGGCGCCGCTGGCTGCGCTGCGCCCACTCCGCGGCCGGTGGCCTGGTGCGGGCCGGGCAGGGGCGCGCTATATAGAGGGCGGGCGCCCCGCGGCGGGGCGATCGCGGGGGGGCAGTGGGCGGCTCCCGAGCCCGGGGCCCAGGGCAGCACGCACGGAATGAGCCGGGTCGCCGCGGGCGCTTCGCTCCGGCCCCCGGCCGCGCGCGCCCCCCTCCGGGAGgccgcccccccgccgcccccgccgccgcgggCCCCGCACCGGCGGGGCCGCCCGGGCCACGTGACCCAGGAGGCGGCGGCGTAGACGGGGCCCGAGGCCGGGGCCCCGCGCATCGTGCGCTCCCGGCGCCGGCGGCCGAGCTCGCctaggcggaggcggcggcgccgCGCGTCCCGGTGTCCCGGCGAGACGGGGCCAGGTCCGGGTTCTCCAGTCCGATGGGGAGCTCGACCTCCGCGGCGCCTTCACCTCCGCCGGCGCTCTCTGCTGCTCTTCTCCGCGGATCTTCgttccagctcctcctcctcctccttttcttcccgcCACCCGGGCATCCTGACCCGGCCTCGCTCGCGGCTGGGCCCCGAGTGATGAGATTCCCTCGGGGACAGCGCGCCTCTTCGCTCCCGGGCCGCCGCCGGTGGTGCGCGGGCGCGGTCCGGTCCCGGGCCTCTCCCAGTCCAGCCCCAGCTGGAGCGGGGGCGTTTGGGATCGGGGCGCCGCGCCAGCCCGGCCCGGCTGTTAGCCATCCTCGACGCCATGCCGGGCAGTTAGACTGGACAcacctgaccccctccccccgggggggCGCCTTCCAGGGTGCAGCCAGCCCTGGTGGAAGGGGCTATCCTGTGGCTCCCCCACTTTCTCTGTAGGAAGTGGGGGGTTGGAGTCACCCTTGGGTGTTGGGAGGAATAACCAATTCATGTTTGCTTAGGATTACAGAGAGGTCTTGAGACTGGGGGTCCCGAAGCTAGGCCTTGGCCTCTCCCTGCTACAAGTCCACCACATTAGGTCTCACCTttgccttcttctcctcctccttgtcccctctcctctcGCCCCCTCCCTCTCCGCCAGCCTCCTTAGTCTCTTCCCTTATACCCTCATTCTGTCTTAGTTTCTCCCCCCTGTGGCCATCTGTCTGCTTCTTAGCCCTTTGCCAGACTCCATCTACCAACCTCTATGTCTCCGTGTGTCATGGCTATCTCAACTTCACCCTACAGCAGTCTCTTCAttgttcttaaaaaataaaaataaaaaatcaatccaGTCACTTTCTGTGTCTCCAGCTACCTTACAAACCTTTCTTCCGTACTCTCAGTCTGTCTCTCCTATTTTACCTTTCCTCAGCCTCTTAATTTCTGATTtctctaccttctttttttttttttttcttttgtgctgattCTGGGCCTTGTATTCAAggactgggaactgtccttgagccattttatggccaaggctggcactctagcacttgagccacagcttcatatctggctttttggtagtttattagagataagaatctcacggacttttctgcccaggatggctttaccccccaattctcaggtctcagcttctgtagtagctgggattacaggtgtgagtcaccagggccCCCGCATGtacacctcctccccacccctcaaagTCAACACCTTCCATTCTTGAACTAGGTAttattttcttccagttcttACCCTGCCCCCTGCCTTGTCTCTTCCCCTCCGAGCTCCCAGCTTCTCTCTGCTGctggtctccctcctccccagggtTGTCATGTGGGGAATGACACTGGAAGGCTCTCTCCAGGGCTTGACATGTACTTGAGAAACACTGAGCACAGTGTTGGGCTAAGTCCCCTCTTGCTGTGATGAACTTAAAGCCCCCTGAGGGTTGGAGACCTCAGGGGTAGCAGAGGGAGAGAACAGGTGCCTCTAGCCAGTTTCTCCAGCAGGGACTGAGAGGAGGAGC contains:
- the Aqp5 gene encoding aquaporin-5, which encodes MKKEVCSVAFLKAVFAEFLATLIFVFFGLGSALKWPSALPSILQIAMAFGLAIGTLAQALGPVSGGHINPAITLALLVGNQISLLRALFYVAAQLVGAIAGAGILYGLAPLNARGNLAVNALNNNTSPGQAVVVELILTFQLALCIFSSTDSRRTSPVGSPALSIGLSVTLGHLVGIYFTGCSMNPARSFGPAVIMKRFSPSHWVFWVGPIVGAILAAILYFYLLFPTSLSLSERVAVIKGTYEPEEDWEEHREERKKTIELTAH